The following proteins come from a genomic window of Hoplias malabaricus isolate fHopMal1 chromosome 15, fHopMal1.hap1, whole genome shotgun sequence:
- the cast gene encoding calpastatin isoform X21 → MGQFFSWFLGPRDTPALRDVTVEQQVTLTRYKHWQISSQAKQPTSTPAVLVSTVKPAECEVEVLSQAAKASAQEKKSPAGKPDKPKEVPKPLTDEDALDSLSAGFVSCAAASAPKTQAQVAPPASKASALETAADPFDALAGSLPSAEFPIAPQYTGTEVIEPAITVEVAYRCGDNDCTLPPRDRWENMEKTAPVGGPDKPKDVSKKVESAATAQSIHAPPPSSQKRQEVFVPASVSPAAPADKKAKVEKPAKETVKAAPPSSHAEKPKDNEGDPMSLDALNALEDTLPAAKPPPESPKLRPEDIVDEKKLKSEKGVRVGERDDTLPPEYRFTEEKNKERPAPQKEPSMDTTEALDILSEGFTLSSAAPAVQAPVPPSGPAKQKPKVEDLSALESLADDFVTPAQSKQVSSGAPQVIKCTMGSTSAEEDPMSLDALSALGDTLPTAKVPESPKLRPEDIIDEKNLTSEKGVRVGERDDTLPPDYRFSKEDLKKYPESPKREPSMDTTEALDILSGGFASSSAAPSVQAPVPPSAPPAESSADFSLEDLESDFVAPTAASKVHSAVTGPPKTNRQMSEGTSSAMDALSDTLMDIGPVPEPAPVAPKDIVTEKEAVEEKITKPGERDDSLPPDYRPTEADKKAAAEAKAKAKADVPKKPSLDDSAAIDLLSSDFSTSAVASPAAPLAKPQSQTQSAPGNTQQTPKAPGPVLDKLASTLLPDLPETKPTKDSKAKGKGGKSKSKAKKPAVDDVPAKSDLPGQQSKDVVSTSSTKKGGKS, encoded by the exons ATGGGCCAATTCTTCAGCTGGTTTCTGGGCCCACGGGACACTCCAGCCCTGCGGGACGTGACAGTGGAGCAACAGGTCACTCTTACTAGATATAAACACTGGCAGATTTCA TCTCAGGCCAAACAGCCCACATCCACCCCAGCAGTGCTGGTCTCCACTGTGAAACCTGCAGAATGTGAG GTGGAAGTGCTTTCTCAGGCAGCCAAGGCAAGTGCTCAG GAAAAGaaaagtcctgctggaaaaccGGATAAGCCCAAGGAAGTGCCCAAG CCCTTAACTGATGAGGACGCCCTGgactctctctctgctggatTTGTATCCTGTGCAGCTGCAAGTGCACCAAAGACACAAGCA CAGGTCGCTCCTCCAGCATCCAAGGCAAGTGCGCTG GAGACTGCTGCAGATCCTTTTGATGCTTTGGCTGGCAGTTTGCCCTCCGCAGAGTTTCCTATAGCTCCTCAATATACAGGAACAGAAGTTATAGAG CCTGCAATAACTGTAGAAGTGGCTTATCGCTGTGGGGACAATGACTGCACGCTGCCCCCTCGGGACAGATGGGAAAACATG GAAAAGACAGCTCCTGTTGGAGGACCAGATAAGCCCAAAGACGTGTCCAAG aaagTTGAAAGTGCAGCTACAGCCCAGTCAATCCATGCCCCTCCTCCATCTTCTCAGAAA AGGCAAGAGGTGTTTGTACCTGCAAGTGTATCCCCTGCGGCTCCTGCTGACAAGAAAGCCAAGGTAGAGAAG CCTGCTAAAGAGACTGTAAAGGCAGCACCTCCCTCTTCACACGCTGAGAAACCAAAAGATAATGAG GGAGACCCCATGTCTCTGGATGCTCTGAATGCTCTGGAAGACACACTGCCAGCTGCCAAACCACCACCAGAATCCCCAAAACTCAGACCTGAAGATATTGTGGAT GAGAAAAAGTTGAAGTCAGAGAAGGGTGTGCGTGTAGGTGAGAGAGATGATACTCTTCCTCCTGAGTACAGATTCACAGAGGAGAAGAACAAGGAGAGACCTGCTCCACAAAAGGAG CCTTCCATGGACACAACAGAAGCTCTGGATATTCTTTCTGAAGGTTTCACACTCTCTTCTGCAGCTCCTGCAGTCCAGGCCCCTGTGCCTCCCTCTGGCCCTGCTAAACAG AAGCCTAAAGTGGAAGATTTGTCAGCCCTGGAGTCTCTAGCTGATGATTTTGTCACTCCTGCACAATCCAAACag GTGTCCTCTGGTGCTCCTCAAGTCATTAAATGCACTATGGGCTCCACATCTGCTGAG GAAGACCCAATGTCTTTGGATGCTCTCAGTGCTCTTGGAGACACACTACCTACTGCAAAAGTTCCAGAGTCCCCTAAACTCAGACCTGAGGACATCATTGAT GAAAAGAATCTGACATCAGAGAAGGGTGTGCGTGTGGGCGAGAGAGACGATACACTACCACCAGACTACAGATTCTCTAAGGAAGATCTGAAAAAGTACCCTGAATCCCCAAAGAGAGAG CCTTCCATGGACACAACTGAAGCTCTGGATATTCTGTCTGGAGGTTTCGCTAGCTCCTCTGCAGCTCCTTCGGTCCAGGCCCCTGTTCCTCCCTCAGCTCCCCCTGCAGAA AGCTCAGCAGACTTTTCTCTCGAGGACCTTGAAAGTGACTTTGTTGCCCCCACAGCTGCATCGAAGGTCCATTCTGCTGTTACAGGAcccccaaaaacaaacagacaa ATGTCCGAAGGTACTTCATCAGCTATGGATGCTCTCTCAGACACTTTAATGGACATTGGACCAGTGCCTGAGCCAGCACCAGTTGCTCCCAAAGACATTGTAACG GAGAAGGAGGCTGTAGAAGAGAAGATCACTAagcctggagagagagatgacagcCTTCCACCTGACTATCGGCCCACAGAGGCAGACAAAAAG GCAGCTGCAGAAGCGAAAGCCAAAGCTAAGGCAGATGTCCCCAAGAAG CCATCACTGGATGATTCAGCAGCGATTGATTTGCTGTCCAGTGACTTTTCTACGTCTGCAGTAGCATCGCCTGCTGCTCCTTTGGCCAAACCTCAATCTCAGACACAATCAGCACCAGGAAACACCCAGCAAACCCCAAAG GCACCAGGACCAGTACTGGATAAACTAGCAAGCACACTGCTCCCAGATCTCCCTGAGACAAAGCCAACAAAAGACAGCAAAGCAAAG GGTAAGGGTGGCAAGTCAAAGTCTAAAGCAAAG aAACCTGCAGTAGACGATGTGCCAGCAAAGAGTGACCTCCCTGGCCAGCAGAGCAAAGACGTGGTGTCCACTTCCTCCACAAAGAAAGGAGGAAAGAGCTAG
- the cast gene encoding calpastatin isoform X14, protein MGQFFSWFLGPRDTPALRDVTVEQQVTLTRYKHWQISSQAKQPTSTPAVLVSTVKPAECEKGTASSSNAGSAGKAGSTTATTALTSTTATSTAGVSAGAKAGGGVSTGSSVSGAPPAGAVGSVGTQSGASKATSQVEVLSQAAKASAQASAVDPFDALAGSLPSSEPTAPKAPKYTGPEVKEPGLSSEAAHLCGERDSTLPPGYRWEDMEKKSPAGKPDKPKEVPKPLTDEDALDSLSAGFVSCAAASAPKTQAQVAPPASKASALETAADPFDALAGSLPSAEFPIAPQYTGTEVIEPAITVEVAYRCGDNDCTLPPRDRWENMEKTAPVGGPDKPKDVSKKVESAATAQSIHAPPPSSQKRQEVFVPASVSPAAPADKKAKVEKPAKETVKAAPPSSHAEKPKDNEGDPMSLDALNALEDTLPAAKPPPESPKLRPEDIVDEKKLKSEKGVRVGERDDTLPPEYRFTEEKNKERPAPQKEPSMDTTEALDILSEGFTLSSAAPAVQAPVPPSGPAKQKPKVEDLSALESLADDFVTPAQSKQVSSGAPQVIKCTMGSTSAEEDPMSLDALSALGDTLPTAKVPESPKLRPEDIIDEKNLTSEKGVRVGERDDTLPPDYRFSKEDLKKYPESPKREPSMDTTEALDILSGGFASSSAAPSVQAPVPPSAPPAESSADFSLEDLESDFVAPTAASKVHSAVTGPPKTNRQMSEGTSSAMDALSDTLMDIGPVPEPAPVAPKDIVTEKEAVEEKITKPGERDDSLPPDYRPTEADKKAAAEAKAKAKADVPKKPSLDDSAAIDLLSSDFSTSAVASPAAPLAKPQSQTQSAPGNTQQTPKAPGPVLDKLASTLLPDLPETKPTKDSKAKGKGGKSKSKAKKPAVDDVPAKSDLPGQQSKDVVSTSSTKKGGKS, encoded by the exons ATGGGCCAATTCTTCAGCTGGTTTCTGGGCCCACGGGACACTCCAGCCCTGCGGGACGTGACAGTGGAGCAACAGGTCACTCTTACTAGATATAAACACTGGCAGATTTCA TCTCAGGCCAAACAGCCCACATCCACCCCAGCAGTGCTGGTCTCCACTGTGAAACCTGCAGAATGTGAG AAAGGGACTGCATCGTCATCCAATGCAGGTTCTGCTGGAAAAGCTGGCAGCACCACTGCAACTACAGCTCTCACATCCACTACAGCCACAAGCACTGCAGGGGTTTCTGCAGGAGCTAAAGCTGGTGGAGGAGTCTCCACTGGGTCTTCTGTCAGTGGGGCACCCCCTGCCGGAGCAGTCGGCAGTGTAGGCACCCAGAGTGGAGCTTCTAAAGCAACATCACAG GTGGAAGTGCTTTCTCAGGCAGCCAAGGCAAGTGCTCAG GCGTCTGCTGTAGATCCATTTGATGCCTTGGCTGGCAGTTTGCCTTCTTCAGAGCCTACGGCTCCCAAAGCTCCTAAGTACACTGGACCAGAGGTCAAAGAG CCTGGCCTAAGCTCGGAAGCGGCACATCtctgtggagagagagattctACACTGCCACCCGGATACAGATGGGAAGACATG GAAAAGaaaagtcctgctggaaaaccGGATAAGCCCAAGGAAGTGCCCAAG CCCTTAACTGATGAGGACGCCCTGgactctctctctgctggatTTGTATCCTGTGCAGCTGCAAGTGCACCAAAGACACAAGCA CAGGTCGCTCCTCCAGCATCCAAGGCAAGTGCGCTG GAGACTGCTGCAGATCCTTTTGATGCTTTGGCTGGCAGTTTGCCCTCCGCAGAGTTTCCTATAGCTCCTCAATATACAGGAACAGAAGTTATAGAG CCTGCAATAACTGTAGAAGTGGCTTATCGCTGTGGGGACAATGACTGCACGCTGCCCCCTCGGGACAGATGGGAAAACATG GAAAAGACAGCTCCTGTTGGAGGACCAGATAAGCCCAAAGACGTGTCCAAG aaagTTGAAAGTGCAGCTACAGCCCAGTCAATCCATGCCCCTCCTCCATCTTCTCAGAAA AGGCAAGAGGTGTTTGTACCTGCAAGTGTATCCCCTGCGGCTCCTGCTGACAAGAAAGCCAAGGTAGAGAAG CCTGCTAAAGAGACTGTAAAGGCAGCACCTCCCTCTTCACACGCTGAGAAACCAAAAGATAATGAG GGAGACCCCATGTCTCTGGATGCTCTGAATGCTCTGGAAGACACACTGCCAGCTGCCAAACCACCACCAGAATCCCCAAAACTCAGACCTGAAGATATTGTGGAT GAGAAAAAGTTGAAGTCAGAGAAGGGTGTGCGTGTAGGTGAGAGAGATGATACTCTTCCTCCTGAGTACAGATTCACAGAGGAGAAGAACAAGGAGAGACCTGCTCCACAAAAGGAG CCTTCCATGGACACAACAGAAGCTCTGGATATTCTTTCTGAAGGTTTCACACTCTCTTCTGCAGCTCCTGCAGTCCAGGCCCCTGTGCCTCCCTCTGGCCCTGCTAAACAG AAGCCTAAAGTGGAAGATTTGTCAGCCCTGGAGTCTCTAGCTGATGATTTTGTCACTCCTGCACAATCCAAACag GTGTCCTCTGGTGCTCCTCAAGTCATTAAATGCACTATGGGCTCCACATCTGCTGAG GAAGACCCAATGTCTTTGGATGCTCTCAGTGCTCTTGGAGACACACTACCTACTGCAAAAGTTCCAGAGTCCCCTAAACTCAGACCTGAGGACATCATTGAT GAAAAGAATCTGACATCAGAGAAGGGTGTGCGTGTGGGCGAGAGAGACGATACACTACCACCAGACTACAGATTCTCTAAGGAAGATCTGAAAAAGTACCCTGAATCCCCAAAGAGAGAG CCTTCCATGGACACAACTGAAGCTCTGGATATTCTGTCTGGAGGTTTCGCTAGCTCCTCTGCAGCTCCTTCGGTCCAGGCCCCTGTTCCTCCCTCAGCTCCCCCTGCAGAA AGCTCAGCAGACTTTTCTCTCGAGGACCTTGAAAGTGACTTTGTTGCCCCCACAGCTGCATCGAAGGTCCATTCTGCTGTTACAGGAcccccaaaaacaaacagacaa ATGTCCGAAGGTACTTCATCAGCTATGGATGCTCTCTCAGACACTTTAATGGACATTGGACCAGTGCCTGAGCCAGCACCAGTTGCTCCCAAAGACATTGTAACG GAGAAGGAGGCTGTAGAAGAGAAGATCACTAagcctggagagagagatgacagcCTTCCACCTGACTATCGGCCCACAGAGGCAGACAAAAAG GCAGCTGCAGAAGCGAAAGCCAAAGCTAAGGCAGATGTCCCCAAGAAG CCATCACTGGATGATTCAGCAGCGATTGATTTGCTGTCCAGTGACTTTTCTACGTCTGCAGTAGCATCGCCTGCTGCTCCTTTGGCCAAACCTCAATCTCAGACACAATCAGCACCAGGAAACACCCAGCAAACCCCAAAG GCACCAGGACCAGTACTGGATAAACTAGCAAGCACACTGCTCCCAGATCTCCCTGAGACAAAGCCAACAAAAGACAGCAAAGCAAAG GGTAAGGGTGGCAAGTCAAAGTCTAAAGCAAAG aAACCTGCAGTAGACGATGTGCCAGCAAAGAGTGACCTCCCTGGCCAGCAGAGCAAAGACGTGGTGTCCACTTCCTCCACAAAGAAAGGAGGAAAGAGCTAG
- the cast gene encoding calpastatin isoform X12, giving the protein MGQFFSWFLGPRDTPALRDVTVEQQVTLTRYKHWQISSQAKQPTSTPAVLVSTVKPAECEKGTASSSNAGSAGKAGSTTATTALTSTTATSTAGVSAGAKAGGGVSTGSSVSGAPPAGAVGSVGTQSGASKATSQTPPIPSAKAPSVSTGSGIGGTGTTGGAAGAGKSPSVPVLPKDASKDKAQSTTTSSSKPDPSKETSFGAGSTVKKDDAKSKGTKVEVLSQAAKASAQASAVDPFDALAGSLPSSEPTAPKAPKYTGPEVKEPGLSSEAAHLCGERDSTLPPGYRWEDMEKKSPAGKPDKPKEVPKPLTDEDALDSLSAGFVSCAAASAPKTQAVAPPASKASALEKTAPVGGPDKPKDVSKKVESAATAQSIHAPPPSSQKRQEVFVPASVSPAAPADKKAKVEKPAKETVKAAPPSSHAEKPKDNEGDPMSLDALNALEDTLPAAKPPPESPKLRPEDIVDEKKLKSEKGVRVGERDDTLPPEYRFTEEKNKERPAPQKEPSMDTTEALDILSEGFTLSSAAPAVQAPVPPSGPAKQKPKVEDLSALESLADDFVTPAQSKQVSSGAPQVIKCTMGSTSAEEDPMSLDALSALGDTLPTAKVPESPKLRPEDIIDEKNLTSEKGVRVGERDDTLPPDYRFSKEDLKKYPESPKREPSMDTTEALDILSGGFASSSAAPSVQAPVPPSAPPAESSADFSLEDLESDFVAPTAASKVHSAVTGPPKTNRQMSEGTSSAMDALSDTLMDIGPVPEPAPVAPKDIVTEKEAVEEKITKPGERDDSLPPDYRPTEADKKAAAEAKAKAKADVPKKPSLDDSAAIDLLSSDFSTSAVASPAAPLAKPQSQTQSAPGNTQQTPKAPGPVLDKLASTLLPDLPETKPTKDSKAKGKGGKSKSKAKKPAVDDVPAKSDLPGQQSKDVVSTSSTKKGGKS; this is encoded by the exons ATGGGCCAATTCTTCAGCTGGTTTCTGGGCCCACGGGACACTCCAGCCCTGCGGGACGTGACAGTGGAGCAACAGGTCACTCTTACTAGATATAAACACTGGCAGATTTCA TCTCAGGCCAAACAGCCCACATCCACCCCAGCAGTGCTGGTCTCCACTGTGAAACCTGCAGAATGTGAG AAAGGGACTGCATCGTCATCCAATGCAGGTTCTGCTGGAAAAGCTGGCAGCACCACTGCAACTACAGCTCTCACATCCACTACAGCCACAAGCACTGCAGGGGTTTCTGCAGGAGCTAAAGCTGGTGGAGGAGTCTCCACTGGGTCTTCTGTCAGTGGGGCACCCCCTGCCGGAGCAGTCGGCAGTGTAGGCACCCAGAGTGGAGCTTCTAAAGCAACATCACAG ACTCCACCCATCCCTTCTGCCAAAGCTCCATCCGTGAGCACAGGGAGTGGAATAGGAGGAACGGGAACAACAGGTGGAGCAGCTGGGGCAGGGAAGTCACCTTCAGTTCCCGTTTTGCCCAAAGATGCTTCAAAAGACAAAGCCCAG AGCACCACCACTTCATCCTCCAAACCGGACCCTTCTAAAGAGACCTCCTTTGGAGCAGGAAGCACTGTCAAAAAGGATGATGCTAAGTCAAAAGGAACCAAG GTGGAAGTGCTTTCTCAGGCAGCCAAGGCAAGTGCTCAG GCGTCTGCTGTAGATCCATTTGATGCCTTGGCTGGCAGTTTGCCTTCTTCAGAGCCTACGGCTCCCAAAGCTCCTAAGTACACTGGACCAGAGGTCAAAGAG CCTGGCCTAAGCTCGGAAGCGGCACATCtctgtggagagagagattctACACTGCCACCCGGATACAGATGGGAAGACATG GAAAAGaaaagtcctgctggaaaaccGGATAAGCCCAAGGAAGTGCCCAAG CCCTTAACTGATGAGGACGCCCTGgactctctctctgctggatTTGTATCCTGTGCAGCTGCAAGTGCACCAAAGACACAAGCA GTCGCTCCTCCAGCATCCAAGGCAAGTGCGCTG GAAAAGACAGCTCCTGTTGGAGGACCAGATAAGCCCAAAGACGTGTCCAAG aaagTTGAAAGTGCAGCTACAGCCCAGTCAATCCATGCCCCTCCTCCATCTTCTCAGAAA AGGCAAGAGGTGTTTGTACCTGCAAGTGTATCCCCTGCGGCTCCTGCTGACAAGAAAGCCAAGGTAGAGAAG CCTGCTAAAGAGACTGTAAAGGCAGCACCTCCCTCTTCACACGCTGAGAAACCAAAAGATAATGAG GGAGACCCCATGTCTCTGGATGCTCTGAATGCTCTGGAAGACACACTGCCAGCTGCCAAACCACCACCAGAATCCCCAAAACTCAGACCTGAAGATATTGTGGAT GAGAAAAAGTTGAAGTCAGAGAAGGGTGTGCGTGTAGGTGAGAGAGATGATACTCTTCCTCCTGAGTACAGATTCACAGAGGAGAAGAACAAGGAGAGACCTGCTCCACAAAAGGAG CCTTCCATGGACACAACAGAAGCTCTGGATATTCTTTCTGAAGGTTTCACACTCTCTTCTGCAGCTCCTGCAGTCCAGGCCCCTGTGCCTCCCTCTGGCCCTGCTAAACAG AAGCCTAAAGTGGAAGATTTGTCAGCCCTGGAGTCTCTAGCTGATGATTTTGTCACTCCTGCACAATCCAAACag GTGTCCTCTGGTGCTCCTCAAGTCATTAAATGCACTATGGGCTCCACATCTGCTGAG GAAGACCCAATGTCTTTGGATGCTCTCAGTGCTCTTGGAGACACACTACCTACTGCAAAAGTTCCAGAGTCCCCTAAACTCAGACCTGAGGACATCATTGAT GAAAAGAATCTGACATCAGAGAAGGGTGTGCGTGTGGGCGAGAGAGACGATACACTACCACCAGACTACAGATTCTCTAAGGAAGATCTGAAAAAGTACCCTGAATCCCCAAAGAGAGAG CCTTCCATGGACACAACTGAAGCTCTGGATATTCTGTCTGGAGGTTTCGCTAGCTCCTCTGCAGCTCCTTCGGTCCAGGCCCCTGTTCCTCCCTCAGCTCCCCCTGCAGAA AGCTCAGCAGACTTTTCTCTCGAGGACCTTGAAAGTGACTTTGTTGCCCCCACAGCTGCATCGAAGGTCCATTCTGCTGTTACAGGAcccccaaaaacaaacagacaa ATGTCCGAAGGTACTTCATCAGCTATGGATGCTCTCTCAGACACTTTAATGGACATTGGACCAGTGCCTGAGCCAGCACCAGTTGCTCCCAAAGACATTGTAACG GAGAAGGAGGCTGTAGAAGAGAAGATCACTAagcctggagagagagatgacagcCTTCCACCTGACTATCGGCCCACAGAGGCAGACAAAAAG GCAGCTGCAGAAGCGAAAGCCAAAGCTAAGGCAGATGTCCCCAAGAAG CCATCACTGGATGATTCAGCAGCGATTGATTTGCTGTCCAGTGACTTTTCTACGTCTGCAGTAGCATCGCCTGCTGCTCCTTTGGCCAAACCTCAATCTCAGACACAATCAGCACCAGGAAACACCCAGCAAACCCCAAAG GCACCAGGACCAGTACTGGATAAACTAGCAAGCACACTGCTCCCAGATCTCCCTGAGACAAAGCCAACAAAAGACAGCAAAGCAAAG GGTAAGGGTGGCAAGTCAAAGTCTAAAGCAAAG aAACCTGCAGTAGACGATGTGCCAGCAAAGAGTGACCTCCCTGGCCAGCAGAGCAAAGACGTGGTGTCCACTTCCTCCACAAAGAAAGGAGGAAAGAGCTAG
- the cast gene encoding calpastatin isoform X18 — translation MGQFFSWFLGPRDTPALRDVTVEQQSQAKQPTSTPAVLVSTVKPAECEVEVLSQAAKASAQASAVDPFDALAGSLPSSEPTAPKAPKYTGPEVKEPGLSSEAAHLCGERDSTLPPGYRWEDMEKKSPAGKPDKPKEVPKPLTDEDALDSLSAGFVSCAAASAPKTQAQVAPPASKASALETAADPFDALAGSLPSAEFPIAPQYTGTEVIEPAITVEVAYRCGDNDCTLPPRDRWENMEKTAPVGGPDKPKDVSKKVESAATAQSIHAPPPSSQKRQEVFVPASVSPAAPADKKAKVEKPAKETVKAAPPSSHAEKPKDNEGDPMSLDALNALEDTLPAAKPPPESPKLRPEDIVDEKKLKSEKGVRVGERDDTLPPEYRFTEEKNKERPAPQKEPSMDTTEALDILSEGFTLSSAAPAVQAPVPPSGPAKQKPKVEDLSALESLADDFVTPAQSKQVSSGAPQVIKCTMGSTSAEEDPMSLDALSALGDTLPTAKVPESPKLRPEDIIDEKNLTSEKGVRVGERDDTLPPDYRFSKEDLKKYPESPKREPSMDTTEALDILSGGFASSSAAPSVQAPVPPSAPPAESSADFSLEDLESDFVAPTAASKVHSAVTGPPKTNRQMSEGTSSAMDALSDTLMDIGPVPEPAPVAPKDIVTEKEAVEEKITKPGERDDSLPPDYRPTEADKKAAAEAKAKAKADVPKKPSLDDSAAIDLLSSDFSTSAVASPAAPLAKPQSQTQSAPGNTQQTPKAPGPVLDKLASTLLPDLPETKPTKDSKAKGKGGKSKSKAKKPAVDDVPAKSDLPGQQSKDVVSTSSTKKGGKS, via the exons ATGGGCCAATTCTTCAGCTGGTTTCTGGGCCCACGGGACACTCCAGCCCTGCGGGACGTGACAGTGGAGCAACAG TCTCAGGCCAAACAGCCCACATCCACCCCAGCAGTGCTGGTCTCCACTGTGAAACCTGCAGAATGTGAG GTGGAAGTGCTTTCTCAGGCAGCCAAGGCAAGTGCTCAG GCGTCTGCTGTAGATCCATTTGATGCCTTGGCTGGCAGTTTGCCTTCTTCAGAGCCTACGGCTCCCAAAGCTCCTAAGTACACTGGACCAGAGGTCAAAGAG CCTGGCCTAAGCTCGGAAGCGGCACATCtctgtggagagagagattctACACTGCCACCCGGATACAGATGGGAAGACATG GAAAAGaaaagtcctgctggaaaaccGGATAAGCCCAAGGAAGTGCCCAAG CCCTTAACTGATGAGGACGCCCTGgactctctctctgctggatTTGTATCCTGTGCAGCTGCAAGTGCACCAAAGACACAAGCA CAGGTCGCTCCTCCAGCATCCAAGGCAAGTGCGCTG GAGACTGCTGCAGATCCTTTTGATGCTTTGGCTGGCAGTTTGCCCTCCGCAGAGTTTCCTATAGCTCCTCAATATACAGGAACAGAAGTTATAGAG CCTGCAATAACTGTAGAAGTGGCTTATCGCTGTGGGGACAATGACTGCACGCTGCCCCCTCGGGACAGATGGGAAAACATG GAAAAGACAGCTCCTGTTGGAGGACCAGATAAGCCCAAAGACGTGTCCAAG aaagTTGAAAGTGCAGCTACAGCCCAGTCAATCCATGCCCCTCCTCCATCTTCTCAGAAA AGGCAAGAGGTGTTTGTACCTGCAAGTGTATCCCCTGCGGCTCCTGCTGACAAGAAAGCCAAGGTAGAGAAG CCTGCTAAAGAGACTGTAAAGGCAGCACCTCCCTCTTCACACGCTGAGAAACCAAAAGATAATGAG GGAGACCCCATGTCTCTGGATGCTCTGAATGCTCTGGAAGACACACTGCCAGCTGCCAAACCACCACCAGAATCCCCAAAACTCAGACCTGAAGATATTGTGGAT GAGAAAAAGTTGAAGTCAGAGAAGGGTGTGCGTGTAGGTGAGAGAGATGATACTCTTCCTCCTGAGTACAGATTCACAGAGGAGAAGAACAAGGAGAGACCTGCTCCACAAAAGGAG CCTTCCATGGACACAACAGAAGCTCTGGATATTCTTTCTGAAGGTTTCACACTCTCTTCTGCAGCTCCTGCAGTCCAGGCCCCTGTGCCTCCCTCTGGCCCTGCTAAACAG AAGCCTAAAGTGGAAGATTTGTCAGCCCTGGAGTCTCTAGCTGATGATTTTGTCACTCCTGCACAATCCAAACag GTGTCCTCTGGTGCTCCTCAAGTCATTAAATGCACTATGGGCTCCACATCTGCTGAG GAAGACCCAATGTCTTTGGATGCTCTCAGTGCTCTTGGAGACACACTACCTACTGCAAAAGTTCCAGAGTCCCCTAAACTCAGACCTGAGGACATCATTGAT GAAAAGAATCTGACATCAGAGAAGGGTGTGCGTGTGGGCGAGAGAGACGATACACTACCACCAGACTACAGATTCTCTAAGGAAGATCTGAAAAAGTACCCTGAATCCCCAAAGAGAGAG CCTTCCATGGACACAACTGAAGCTCTGGATATTCTGTCTGGAGGTTTCGCTAGCTCCTCTGCAGCTCCTTCGGTCCAGGCCCCTGTTCCTCCCTCAGCTCCCCCTGCAGAA AGCTCAGCAGACTTTTCTCTCGAGGACCTTGAAAGTGACTTTGTTGCCCCCACAGCTGCATCGAAGGTCCATTCTGCTGTTACAGGAcccccaaaaacaaacagacaa ATGTCCGAAGGTACTTCATCAGCTATGGATGCTCTCTCAGACACTTTAATGGACATTGGACCAGTGCCTGAGCCAGCACCAGTTGCTCCCAAAGACATTGTAACG GAGAAGGAGGCTGTAGAAGAGAAGATCACTAagcctggagagagagatgacagcCTTCCACCTGACTATCGGCCCACAGAGGCAGACAAAAAG GCAGCTGCAGAAGCGAAAGCCAAAGCTAAGGCAGATGTCCCCAAGAAG CCATCACTGGATGATTCAGCAGCGATTGATTTGCTGTCCAGTGACTTTTCTACGTCTGCAGTAGCATCGCCTGCTGCTCCTTTGGCCAAACCTCAATCTCAGACACAATCAGCACCAGGAAACACCCAGCAAACCCCAAAG GCACCAGGACCAGTACTGGATAAACTAGCAAGCACACTGCTCCCAGATCTCCCTGAGACAAAGCCAACAAAAGACAGCAAAGCAAAG GGTAAGGGTGGCAAGTCAAAGTCTAAAGCAAAG aAACCTGCAGTAGACGATGTGCCAGCAAAGAGTGACCTCCCTGGCCAGCAGAGCAAAGACGTGGTGTCCACTTCCTCCACAAAGAAAGGAGGAAAGAGCTAG